The Terriglobales bacterium sequence AATATGGATGCCTTTACCGCCAAAGAATGCATTTGTTTTAACGTCAAAGTTCTCGATCAACACATGCCCATTGCCATGGATGTGCTTAGCGATCTGGTATTGAATCCCGTCCTTGATGTAAATGACATTGCCCGCGAGCGTGGCGTGATCATGGAAGAGATCAAGATGGATGAGGACAACCCCGATTACCTCGTGCATGAGATTTTTACGCAGAATTTCTGGAAAGATCATCCCCTGGGCAAACCAATTTTAGGGACCAAAGAAACCGTCCGCGCCTTTGATCAGGAGTTGCTGCAGAGTTATTACCGCAAGCACATTCATCCGGAAAATATCATTATTGCCGCAGCGGGAAACCTGGACGCCAAGCGTTTCGTGGAACTGGTAAACGAGCGCTTCCAGAGTTTTAAGCCGGGGAAAAATGGTTTGCACGATACACCCCCCGAGGTGAAGGCGCGAATCATCATGCGCAACAAAAAAGCACTGGAGCAGGTGCAGATTTGCCTCGGCGTCCCCGCCCATCCTATTTCTCACGAGCGACGCTACAGCGCTTATGTTCTCAACACATTGTTGGGAGGAGGCATGAGTTCGCGTCTTTTCCAGAACGTCCGCGAACGGCAGGGGCTGGTGTATGCAATTTTCAGCGAATTGAGTCCGTACCGGGATACAGGTTGCCTTTCCGTCTATGCCGGAACCTCACGCCAGTCGGCGCCCAAGGTCGTGGAGTCGGTGGTCAGCGAGTTCCGCAGCCTGAAAGAAAATGGGATCCCGGAAGATGAGCTTTGTCGAGCCAAAGATCAGCTCAAAGGCAACCTCATGCTGAGTCTGGAATCTTCCACCTCGCGTATGTCGAACCTGGCTCGCCAGGAAATGTATTTTGACCGCTTCTTCGGATTGGATGAAATCATCGAGCGCATTGAAGCCGTGACAGCCCCAGACTTGCAAGCATTAGCCCAGGAATACTTCCAGCCCGACCGGATTGCTGTAACTGTGCTGGGGAATCTGGATAAGCTTAAAATCTCCCGCGACTCGCTCGCCTGCTGAAAATCGCTCAAGTCTGTTGTAGCTTCAGCGTTTGATTCCTGGATGAGATCGTGCGCCTTACTTACTTCGACTTCAAACCAGAAATGTGAGTTAATTGCACTAATATAGCCTTGTATCCCAACTATGAGGACTTATCTGCTGTTCCTATGAGCATGCTCGAAAACGACTTACGTAACTGCGGTGACCCGGCCTCTGTTTCTTCTACCCGGAAAGATGGTTTGCTTTTTGTCCTGGCCCTCACAACCCTCATCGCAGGAACTTTACTTCTCTACGAACCTGTTATCCATCATGGTTTCATTAACTACGACGACGGCGTGTATGTCAGCGGCAATCCCCGCGTGCTTGCCGGTCTAAGCTGGAAGAATGTCATGTGGGCATTCACCACCACGTATTTCTCAAACTGGCATCCCTTGACGTGGCTATCTTATATGTTGATTGGCCAGTTCTCGAAAGCTGACCCGGCGGGATATCACTTTGCGAACCTCATCTTGCATACGGTAAATGCAGCGCTCTTATTTCTTGTGCTTTGTCGGGGTACAAGTTCTCTGTGGCGTAGCTTCATGGTTGCCGCTATGTTTGCCGTTCATCCGCTCAACGTCGAATCTGTAGCGTGGATCTCGGAGCAAAAGAATCTGTTAAGCACGATGTTCTGGCTGTTATCCATCTTGGCGTATGGTTGGTACGTGTTGAACCCCAATTGGAAACGTTACCTAACGGTAGCTGGACTATTTGTCCTGGGGTTGATGGCAAAGCCTATGGTTGTGACCCTGCCATTTGTCTTCCTGCTGTTGGACTACTGGCCGCTACAACGGATGAGATTTGGATTTGGTCAGAGCAGAGACACAAACCCTCAATCGAAGGATTTCTTTGCGCTCCTTCTTGAAAAAGTTCCCTTGATGATGCTGTCTGTTGCAAGTGCAGTCATCACTGTAATCGCCCAGAAATCTGGCGGGGCAGTAAAATCTGCTACTGCCTATCCATTTACAGTTCGTCTCGAAAATGCACTGCTTGCTTATGCCGGCTATATTTATAAGACATTTTGGCCTTCCAAATTGGCTATTTTTTATCCGCATCCAGGCAGCACTTTTGCTGCCTGGAAGATTGCGCTTGCTGCCGCCCTGCTGATGTTAACCGCCTGGGTAGTATTACGGTTTAAGCAGCAGCGTTACCTGCGGGTGGGATGGTTTTTCTATTTAGGGACACTCGTCCCCGTCATAGGGCTAGTTCAAATTGGCAACCAGGCAATGGCAGACCGCTACGCCTATATCCCATTGATTGGGCTTTTTCTGATGATCGTTTGGAGTATCTCGGAGTGGGTACCAGCCACTCAAGTCTCAAAGTATCTCTTAAGAGGAGCCTGCTTCGGGGTACTACTTGCTTTATCGTGGAGTACGCGTATTCAGCTTGGCTGCTGGCAGGATAACATTGCATTGTTTTCTCACGCGCTTGAGGTGACGTCCAATAATGCTACAGCCCACGTTTGTTTGGGGTCAGCTTTAGCGGAAAAAGGCAGACTGGATGAGGCGGCGTATCATTTCTACTCCGCTTTAGTGATCAAACCAAATGACGAAATGGCCCATTTTAATCTTGCAGCATACCGTGTCTATCAAGGAGACCGTGAAGGAGCCCTCAAGGAATTTCAGCTAGCGCTGCTCTACACGCAAAGCAACATTGCGGCAGCCAATGCGCATGTTCAAATGGCAGCTATCTATTCACAAATGGGCGACATGGAAAAATCCAAGGCACACTATCGGGAAGCCATACAACTCGATGGCATGCAATACAGGGCATATTTGAATTTAGGCGTACATTTGTATCTGGAAGGCGATCTAAACGGAGCAATTTCCAATCTTTCCCACTCATTGGAGATTGTTCCCACCAGTGCAGCCTATTTCTATCTGGGACAAGCCTTGGAACGGGAGAACCGGTTGGTGGAGGCGCTCACCGCATATCGTCAAGCTTTGCAGATTTCATCGGATTCCACCGAAATCCAGAACCGCATCGATGCGATATCGAGAAAGCAGACGACTACACCACAAGAAAGGAATCCATCAATACCATATTGATTCAGATGGTTCCAAATATTATAGCTGTATACTCTTTGTCTAGAAGTTGCCAAGTCAAACCTGACCTATGCCACTAACAACACCAGCAGCAGCGAAAAGGCATACGTCCCCATTGAGCGGGTTTTTTGGCTCGACCCCAAAAAAAGTGATGGTCTTAGGCCTTTCATTGTTTGCTATC is a genomic window containing:
- a CDS encoding pitrilysin family protein; its protein translation is MKAEQKMVDEPRNIYRKVLPNGLTVLTETMPHIRSVSIGIWVRTGSRHEEPEANGVSHFLEHMVFKGTKSRSAEQIARQVDSIGGNMDAFTAKECICFNVKVLDQHMPIAMDVLSDLVLNPVLDVNDIARERGVIMEEIKMDEDNPDYLVHEIFTQNFWKDHPLGKPILGTKETVRAFDQELLQSYYRKHIHPENIIIAAAGNLDAKRFVELVNERFQSFKPGKNGLHDTPPEVKARIIMRNKKALEQVQICLGVPAHPISHERRYSAYVLNTLLGGGMSSRLFQNVRERQGLVYAIFSELSPYRDTGCLSVYAGTSRQSAPKVVESVVSEFRSLKENGIPEDELCRAKDQLKGNLMLSLESSTSRMSNLARQEMYFDRFFGLDEIIERIEAVTAPDLQALAQEYFQPDRIAVTVLGNLDKLKISRDSLAC
- a CDS encoding tetratricopeptide repeat protein; protein product: MSMLENDLRNCGDPASVSSTRKDGLLFVLALTTLIAGTLLLYEPVIHHGFINYDDGVYVSGNPRVLAGLSWKNVMWAFTTTYFSNWHPLTWLSYMLIGQFSKADPAGYHFANLILHTVNAALLFLVLCRGTSSLWRSFMVAAMFAVHPLNVESVAWISEQKNLLSTMFWLLSILAYGWYVLNPNWKRYLTVAGLFVLGLMAKPMVVTLPFVFLLLDYWPLQRMRFGFGQSRDTNPQSKDFFALLLEKVPLMMLSVASAVITVIAQKSGGAVKSATAYPFTVRLENALLAYAGYIYKTFWPSKLAIFYPHPGSTFAAWKIALAAALLMLTAWVVLRFKQQRYLRVGWFFYLGTLVPVIGLVQIGNQAMADRYAYIPLIGLFLMIVWSISEWVPATQVSKYLLRGACFGVLLALSWSTRIQLGCWQDNIALFSHALEVTSNNATAHVCLGSALAEKGRLDEAAYHFYSALVIKPNDEMAHFNLAAYRVYQGDREGALKEFQLALLYTQSNIAAANAHVQMAAIYSQMGDMEKSKAHYREAIQLDGMQYRAYLNLGVHLYLEGDLNGAISNLSHSLEIVPTSAAYFYLGQALERENRLVEALTAYRQALQISSDSTEIQNRIDAISRKQTTTPQERNPSIPY